Genomic window (Alphaproteobacteria bacterium SS10):
ACCTGGACAAAGCTGGCGAAGGTTTGGCCCTGGATTGCGATGATCCTGGCGGTCGGCGAGTTCCTGTTCATTCATTATTACAGTGCTACTGGCCGGGCGAGTGACATCTCAATCGGTGGGATCTTCCTGACGCTGATGATCTTGCTGTTCCTGCCGCCCATGCTGAATGCGGTGGTGCCGCTGGTGGCCAAGCTGCTGCCGGTGGATGACATTGAAGACGACACGGTTAAGGCAAAGCGCCTGGCCACCCGCCCACCGGTTGAGCGGATCGGCCGGATTGTGATGCTGTTTGTCCTGTTCACTGTGGTGGCTGCCCTTTGGAATGTGGATCTGGTTTCCCTGCTCAGCCTGCGGATCGGCAGTGCCACGGTCGACATCCTGATTGAGCTATTCTGGATTGGTGTTGGCACCTTCCTGATTTGGCAGCTGTTCGATATCTGGCTGAACCGCATGCAGGCCGCGGATGAGGGGCTCGGCGGTGCTGAGGAAGTGGAACTGGGTGAAATGGGCGGCCAGGGCGGTACGCGCCTTGCCACGAACCTGCCGCTATTCCGTAAGACGGGTCATACCCTGATCGCCGTGACCGCGATCCTGGTGGCGTTGAGCGAGCTGGGCGTCAATATCGCGCCGTTCATCGCCGGTTTCGGGATCATCGGTTTGGCACTCGGTTTCGGTGCCCAGACCCTGGTGCGGGATGTGGTCTCCGGCCTGTTCTTCCTGATCGATGATGCGTTCCGGATCGGTGAGTATGTGGATATTGGCGGCACTGTCGGGACGGTTGAGAAGATCTCTGCCCGTTCCCTCCGCCTTCGCCATCACCGGGGCCCGCTGCATACTGTGCCCTATGGTGAGATTGCCAAGCTGACCAACTACTCCCGCGATTGGGTGATTGTGAAGCTGAAGTTCCGGGTGCCCTTCGACACTGAGATCAACAAGGTGAAGAAGATCTTCAAACAGATTGGCCGCGACCTGCTTGAGCATGAAGAGTTGGGTAAGGATTTCATCCAGCCATTTAAGAGCCAGGGCGTCTTCGATGTGGATGACAGCGCCATCATCGTGCGCGGCAAATTCATGTCCAAGCCGGGCAAGCAGTTCCTGATCAAGCGCGAGGTCTATGTTCGCGTACAGAAGGCATTTGAGGAGAACGGGATCGAGTTTGCCCGCCGCTCTGTCATTGTGCAGGTGGCCGGTGAAGATGCTGAGATGCCGAGCGATGAGGTAAAGCAAAAGGCCGCCATCGCCGCCGCTGAGCAGGCGATGGAGGAAGAGCAGCAGGCTGCCGATGATGCGGCCAATGATGATTTCGCCATGGCCGGTGACGGCCCCGCCGATGGACCGGATAGTCGCTAATGGCCTGCCGTACCATCGCTCAC
Coding sequences:
- a CDS encoding mechanosensitive ion channel family protein, which codes for MFKRLPIALLAMAMMMAMIALVTPNQTYAQDPVTAAIIGAAAGGGESAPEEPTTTEEARDTVARLSDQEVRERLLAELDAKLGAEDSKGQTWQELVTSATETTVLLTDHFVHVWNDTTNIFTDVGGTLAAYGAHTDISLVEFWSVIIFSLAIGLGIEAAVRKLRPERRPHQMLPQEERLAATMRIAGHRLFLMTLSLGIASGIGTLYFGIYTFEWRGFLLVMAGAMIIRVSRWSSQFFQLPDVPEARLTPVSTYWARFMVQQTTVIAAIGAAGFVTYNFRVGVGMIEAALTISFWIIAAMFAAIIYSIWRGRHAFTDMIMAGSPHPTPTWTKLAKVWPWIAMILAVGEFLFIHYYSATGRASDISIGGIFLTLMILLFLPPMLNAVVPLVAKLLPVDDIEDDTVKAKRLATRPPVERIGRIVMLFVLFTVVAALWNVDLVSLLSLRIGSATVDILIELFWIGVGTFLIWQLFDIWLNRMQAADEGLGGAEEVELGEMGGQGGTRLATNLPLFRKTGHTLIAVTAILVALSELGVNIAPFIAGFGIIGLALGFGAQTLVRDVVSGLFFLIDDAFRIGEYVDIGGTVGTVEKISARSLRLRHHRGPLHTVPYGEIAKLTNYSRDWVIVKLKFRVPFDTEINKVKKIFKQIGRDLLEHEELGKDFIQPFKSQGVFDVDDSAIIVRGKFMSKPGKQFLIKREVYVRVQKAFEENGIEFARRSVIVQVAGEDAEMPSDEVKQKAAIAAAEQAMEEEQQAADDAANDDFAMAGDGPADGPDSR